One genomic segment of Rhizorhabdus phycosphaerae includes these proteins:
- the proC gene encoding pyrroline-5-carboxylate reductase — protein sequence MATTKSLWLVGAGNMGGAMLRGWLAAGFDGKITVIDPFVPEVPAGVDLFRELPTTGDGPDILVLAVKPQQLDAVTPSFSDKQRSPRLLLSILAGVETRTLSDGFGAASTVRAMPNLPVSIGEGVTALYSADAPDAIRAEAAALVAPLGLVEWIGDEALFDAVTALSGCGPGFLFRFIEAMAQAGEALGLPADQALRLATATVKGSGLLAAASEEGPDVLADRVASPGGSTREGLNVLDADDRLRALLRETLAASAKRNAEMAAAARKA from the coding sequence ATGGCGACGACGAAGAGTCTATGGCTCGTCGGCGCCGGCAATATGGGCGGGGCGATGCTGCGCGGCTGGCTGGCAGCGGGCTTCGACGGGAAGATCACGGTGATCGATCCGTTTGTTCCGGAGGTTCCGGCGGGCGTCGATCTGTTCCGTGAGCTGCCGACGACGGGCGACGGGCCCGACATTCTCGTGCTGGCGGTCAAGCCGCAGCAGCTGGATGCGGTGACGCCAAGCTTCTCGGACAAGCAGCGCTCTCCGCGCCTGCTGCTGTCGATTCTTGCCGGTGTCGAGACCAGGACGCTGAGCGACGGTTTTGGAGCGGCATCCACGGTGCGCGCCATGCCCAACCTTCCCGTGTCGATCGGCGAAGGCGTGACCGCGCTCTATTCGGCCGATGCACCGGACGCCATCCGTGCCGAAGCGGCGGCGCTCGTCGCGCCCCTCGGGCTGGTCGAGTGGATCGGCGACGAGGCGCTGTTCGATGCCGTCACCGCCCTGTCGGGTTGTGGTCCCGGCTTTCTGTTCCGTTTCATCGAGGCGATGGCGCAGGCGGGCGAAGCTCTGGGCCTGCCCGCCGATCAGGCGCTCAGGCTTGCCACAGCGACGGTCAAGGGATCGGGGCTGCTCGCGGCGGCGTCCGAGGAAGGGCCGGACGTGCTGGCCGACCGTGTCGCCAGCCCTGGCGGCAGCACGCGCGAAGGGCTCAACGTCCTGGATGCCGATGACAGGCTGAGGGCGCTGCTACGCGAAACACTCGCCGCATCCGCGAAGCGCAACGCCGAAATGGCCGCCGCCGCGCGCAAGGCCTGA
- a CDS encoding YbjN domain-containing protein, with product MDVDDFESARDASAPIDMLEHYFSARGWDYQRAGDEEIVAQFQGSWAQYELRAVWREEDRVLQFLVLPDIRVTADKRGAMYETMGLINEQLWLGHFEMWTSSSMVLFRHAALLDSQSGDATLGLDQAETLIEAGIDECERFYPVFQFVLWSDKTPQEAIAAAMIDTQGEA from the coding sequence ATGGACGTCGATGATTTCGAGTCCGCGCGAGACGCAAGCGCGCCGATCGATATGCTCGAACATTATTTCTCTGCGCGTGGATGGGATTATCAGCGTGCGGGCGATGAAGAGATCGTAGCGCAGTTCCAGGGGAGCTGGGCGCAATATGAGCTGCGCGCCGTCTGGCGCGAAGAAGACCGCGTCCTGCAGTTTCTCGTCCTGCCCGATATTCGCGTGACCGCCGACAAGCGGGGCGCGATGTATGAGACGATGGGGCTGATCAACGAACAGCTCTGGCTTGGCCATTTCGAGATGTGGACCAGTTCGTCGATGGTGCTGTTCCGCCATGCGGCGCTGCTCGACAGCCAGTCGGGCGATGCGACGCTGGGTCTCGACCAGGCCGAGACGCTGATCGAGGCGGGCATCGACGAGTGCGAACGCTTCTATCCGGTGTTCCAGTTCGTGCTGTGGAGCGACAAGACGCCGCAGGAAGCGATCGCGGCCGCTATGATCGATACGCAGGGCGAGGCCTGA
- a CDS encoding accessory factor UbiK family protein, which produces MQSENRLFDDFVKLMNGAAGTLAGVGREAESAFKERTREWIAGMDFVSREEFEAVKAMAAAARDEAEELKARIAALEAAAGTAKP; this is translated from the coding sequence ATGCAGTCTGAAAACCGCCTCTTCGACGATTTCGTCAAGCTGATGAACGGCGCGGCGGGTACGCTGGCCGGCGTCGGCCGCGAAGCCGAGTCCGCTTTCAAGGAGCGGACGCGCGAGTGGATTGCGGGCATGGACTTCGTAAGCCGCGAGGAATTCGAGGCTGTGAAGGCGATGGCGGCCGCAGCGCGCGACGAAGCCGAGGAGCTTAAGGCGCGCATCGCCGCGCTGGAGGCGGCTGCCGGTACGGCAAAGCCCTGA
- a CDS encoding sulfotransferase family protein: MTDTGLPHFLIIGAMKAATSTLHAQLGAQPGIFMATPKEPNFFSDDAQWQRGIDWYCSLFAAAPDGALLGEASTHYTKLPDLPLTVSRAKATLAAPRLIYVMRHPVERLISHYSHLWLENGVDEPLEQAIASRPELVDYGRYAMQLRPWIDAFGKHAILPLFTERLAAHPQQELERAAAFIGLGGPVSWQADLASRNASGLRLRDAPWRDRIVDHPLLATIRRTMIPQSVRDRVKRRWQMPARPTVSAEARTSLARTFDPDLDSLGEMLGCRLDCANFVSVVKEKPLDWA, from the coding sequence TTGACCGACACCGGGCTTCCCCATTTCCTGATTATCGGCGCGATGAAGGCGGCGACGAGTACGCTGCATGCGCAGCTTGGCGCACAGCCCGGCATCTTCATGGCGACGCCGAAGGAGCCCAATTTCTTCAGTGACGACGCGCAGTGGCAACGCGGGATCGATTGGTATTGCAGCCTCTTCGCAGCCGCCCCCGATGGCGCACTCCTTGGCGAAGCGAGCACCCATTATACGAAGCTGCCCGATCTTCCGCTGACCGTATCTCGCGCCAAGGCAACGCTCGCTGCGCCGCGCCTCATCTATGTGATGCGCCATCCGGTCGAGCGGCTCATCTCCCACTACAGCCATCTCTGGCTGGAAAACGGCGTCGACGAACCGCTCGAACAGGCGATCGCCAGCCGCCCCGAGCTCGTCGATTATGGCCGATACGCCATGCAGTTGCGCCCCTGGATCGATGCCTTCGGCAAGCATGCTATTCTGCCGCTCTTCACGGAGCGGTTGGCCGCGCATCCGCAACAGGAACTGGAGCGAGCTGCCGCCTTCATCGGGCTTGGGGGCCCTGTTTCCTGGCAGGCCGATCTCGCATCACGCAATGCATCGGGCCTGCGGTTGCGCGACGCCCCTTGGCGCGACCGCATCGTTGATCATCCGCTCCTGGCGACGATACGCCGAACGATGATTCCGCAGTCCGTCCGCGATCGAGTCAAGCGCCGCTGGCAGATGCCCGCCCGGCCTACAGTTTCCGCAGAGGCCCGCACCAGCCTCGCCCGAACCTTCGATCCTGACCTTGATTCATTGGGGGAAATGCTGGGCTGTCGACTCGATTGCGCAAATTTCGTCAGCGTCGTGAAGGAAAAACCCCTCGACTGGGCCTGA
- a CDS encoding phage head spike fiber domain-containing protein, producing MTDDSSGMLPARLSHPEMQLAGGLGMPAGGGPKPVLDFDFTTISTLDSRISFSRASSATRVNASGYIETVAANQPRFSHDPVTLRPLGLLVEDQRTNMLLHSQDFGSAIWTKTRCSLVTTGAMTPSGEPDAVKLVENGTSGDHLISQSVAFTAGSHTRSVYLKPAGRSWAKLACGGMATAYFDLSTGSVGSISGTGTPSAQIQPAGNGWYRVSLSFTATAGTVSVSTGCAVVNGSDLYSGDGSSGLLLWGDQLEAGGFATSYIPTAGAAVTRMMDLPVIPSAVAGPILAEGQGCITINSDFPRAANGEIVCVDDGIGANSLEIYRSSLTTLNFFAKADSNVVADISSFPRTSDLISVIIMYDWDNYTVNFGSMGSRSGSISGTQSLNTIRFGQYRSPGFAINGHIAKFVYSMASA from the coding sequence ATGACCGACGACTCTAGCGGAATGCTGCCCGCGCGACTGAGCCATCCCGAGATGCAACTCGCCGGTGGGCTCGGAATGCCTGCCGGAGGCGGGCCGAAGCCGGTCCTCGATTTCGACTTCACGACGATCTCGACGCTCGACAGCCGGATCAGCTTTTCCCGCGCATCGTCGGCAACGCGGGTCAACGCGAGCGGCTATATCGAGACGGTGGCCGCGAACCAGCCGCGCTTCAGCCACGACCCGGTGACGTTGCGACCGCTGGGGCTGCTGGTCGAGGACCAGCGCACCAACATGCTGCTGCATTCGCAAGATTTCGGTTCGGCGATTTGGACGAAGACGCGATGTTCGCTCGTCACCACCGGCGCAATGACACCCAGTGGCGAGCCGGACGCTGTGAAGCTCGTCGAAAACGGGACGTCCGGCGATCATCTGATCAGCCAAAGCGTGGCCTTTACCGCTGGATCACACACACGCTCGGTCTACCTCAAGCCGGCCGGCCGAAGCTGGGCAAAGCTGGCGTGCGGCGGCATGGCGACGGCCTATTTCGATCTTTCGACCGGCAGCGTGGGCAGCATTTCCGGAACCGGCACGCCAAGCGCCCAGATTCAGCCGGCCGGCAATGGATGGTATCGCGTGTCGCTCAGCTTCACCGCCACGGCGGGGACGGTGTCGGTCTCTACCGGATGTGCCGTAGTGAATGGGAGCGACCTCTATTCGGGCGACGGTTCGTCGGGCTTGCTGTTGTGGGGCGATCAGCTGGAGGCGGGCGGCTTCGCGACGTCGTATATTCCAACGGCGGGTGCGGCGGTAACGCGGATGATGGATTTGCCGGTTATTCCTTCCGCCGTAGCTGGCCCGATACTGGCAGAGGGGCAGGGTTGTATCACAATAAACAGCGATTTTCCGCGGGCGGCGAATGGAGAAATTGTATGCGTCGATGATGGCATCGGCGCTAATTCTCTGGAGATTTATCGATCTTCGCTGACAACATTAAATTTCTTTGCAAAAGCAGATTCAAACGTTGTTGCAGACATATCCAGTTTTCCCAGAACTAGTGATCTGATCAGTGTAATTATCATGTATGATTGGGACAATTACACAGTTAACTTTGGTTCTATGGGTTCCCGATCAGGGTCTATATCAGGAACGCAATCTCTAAATACAATTAGGTTTGGTCAGTACAGAAGTCCTGGGTTCGCAATCAATGGGCACATAGCTAAATTTGTCTATAGCATGGCAAGCGCGTGA
- a CDS encoding TlyA family RNA methyltransferase: protein MTTIRADQLLVDRGLVESRSRAQAVILAGLVFSGERKIEKAGQALKADAPIELRGRDHPWVSRGGVKLAHGLTHFGWSPEGAIAIDVGSSTGGFTDVLLAGGATRVYAVDSGTNQLAWKLRSDPRVVVLEQTNARHLTADHIPEPIDIVVCDASFISLAKVLPAALSFVRPGGRLVALIKPQFEAGREEVGKGGVIRDSAVHERVCAEVRAWVDAQGWVVEGIERSPITGPEGNVEFLIGATRAGEEQNDG, encoded by the coding sequence ATGACCACAATTCGCGCCGACCAGTTGCTCGTAGATCGCGGTCTCGTCGAGAGCCGGTCGCGTGCGCAGGCGGTTATCCTGGCCGGGCTTGTCTTTTCCGGTGAGCGGAAGATCGAGAAGGCGGGGCAGGCGCTGAAGGCCGATGCGCCGATCGAGCTGCGCGGGCGTGATCATCCCTGGGTGTCGCGGGGCGGGGTCAAGCTGGCGCATGGCCTTACCCATTTCGGCTGGTCGCCCGAGGGGGCGATAGCGATCGATGTCGGCTCGTCGACGGGCGGCTTTACCGATGTGTTGCTGGCCGGAGGTGCCACGCGCGTCTATGCGGTCGATTCCGGGACGAACCAGCTGGCGTGGAAGCTGCGGTCCGATCCGCGCGTCGTCGTGCTGGAGCAGACCAACGCCCGGCATCTGACAGCCGACCATATCCCCGAGCCGATCGACATCGTCGTATGCGATGCCAGCTTCATCTCGCTCGCGAAGGTGCTGCCGGCGGCGCTGTCCTTCGTCCGGCCGGGCGGTCGGCTCGTAGCGCTGATCAAGCCGCAATTCGAGGCCGGTCGCGAGGAGGTGGGCAAGGGCGGGGTGATCAGGGATAGCGCCGTCCATGAGCGCGTTTGTGCCGAGGTCCGCGCGTGGGTCGATGCGCAGGGCTGGGTCGTCGAGGGAATCGAGCGCAGCCCGATCACCGGTCCCGAGGGCAATGTCGAATTTCTGATCGGCGCGACCCGTGCCGGCGAGGAGCAGAATGATGGGTGA
- a CDS encoding TspO/MBR family protein, whose amino-acid sequence MGEIASAGQLRMSWIRWALVTVPAIVLLGTISGRGSGAGMGNPWYDMLEKPALMPPGWAFGLAWTILYVLMGVAFSMILNARGAKGRGVAIALFLIQLALNLAWSPVFFAMYRIMLAFGLILFIFLWASAATWLFWRIRPVAGILMLPYLGWLVFAGTLNWQIHELNPSGGALVSNGGTTQIVIE is encoded by the coding sequence ATGGGTGAGATTGCGTCGGCGGGCCAGTTGCGGATGTCTTGGATACGCTGGGCGCTGGTCACGGTGCCCGCGATCGTCCTGCTCGGTACCATATCCGGCCGGGGATCGGGGGCGGGCATGGGCAATCCGTGGTATGACATGCTGGAAAAGCCGGCCCTGATGCCGCCTGGCTGGGCCTTTGGGCTGGCGTGGACGATCCTCTACGTCCTTATGGGTGTCGCATTCTCGATGATCCTCAATGCGCGTGGCGCCAAAGGCAGGGGCGTCGCGATCGCCCTGTTCTTGATCCAACTGGCGCTGAACCTGGCCTGGTCGCCGGTCTTTTTCGCGATGTACCGGATCATGCTCGCCTTCGGGCTGATCCTGTTCATCTTCCTATGGGCGTCGGCCGCGACCTGGCTGTTCTGGCGGATTCGGCCGGTCGCGGGCATATTGATGCTGCCTTATCTGGGCTGGCTCGTCTTTGCCGGTACGCTCAACTGGCAGATCCACGAACTCAATCCGAGCGGCGGCGCCCTTGTTTCAAATGGCGGTACCACCCAGATAGTCATAGAGTGA